A window of the Lactuca sativa cultivar Salinas chromosome 5, Lsat_Salinas_v11, whole genome shotgun sequence genome harbors these coding sequences:
- the LOC111887427 gene encoding uncharacterized protein LOC111887427 has protein sequence MAQHHKSIQQQLALQILLADRLVKSVKDLQPSKLDCSDLATLAAQLAHLLRSTARLVTSSSTTFYDRPLRSIFSNLSLNLERAQTLVRKCKQRSGILRQVFAITTAADVRKVSSLLESSIADIKWLLSVFVPDDNAGVNPSLPPIASNDPVLAWVWSNIATVHHSTQLKVRVDAANSLGSLAGDNDRNKKMIIEEDGIPPLLKLLKEGASPESQIAAAATLHALATDGEKISAFVRSMAIPTIVQVLNDSTSVVVRTNVINLLSKMAEIDPLVQEEFGRENVTRPIVTFLANDVVLDDIITTSGYQYHFNSSLSFNYKKETDVASPEEKLDLKISCARALWTLSKGSLSNTKKITETKALICLAKLIQHENQQLQINCLTTVTELTAVAESNAELRRQVFKPNLPAARTLLDQLLRVLNHEPNPELVVPAITTIGSLARTFPAKETRILGPLVSKLDNEVSDVTNETVMTLTKFVCPDNFNCVEHSKAILEFNGVPRIMGFLKSSDDIKIQVLGLKLLCYLALHVGNSNVLEEARVLSVIEGGARSVLTQYPDMRELFAKAMHHLNLYQPGVRTHKPAYVP, from the coding sequence ATGGCGCAACACCACAAATCCATCCAACAACAACTCGCCCTCCAAATTCTACTAGCTGACAGACTCGTCAAATCCGTTAAAGACCTTCAACCTTCAAAGCTCGACTGTTCCGACCTCGCTACACTCGCCGCCCAACTCGCCCACCTCCTCCGTTCCACCGCTCGACTCGTTACCTCCTCCTCCACCACATTTTACGACCGCCCTCtccgctccatcttctccaatcTCTCCTTGAATCTTGAACGAGCCCAGACGCTTGTTCGCAAGTGTAAGCAACGAAGCGGCATCCTCCGTCAGGTCTTTGCTATCACCACCGCTGCGGATGTCCGGAAAGTGTCGAGTCTTCTGGAGTCTTCCATCGCCGATATCAAATGGCTCCTTTCCGTTTTTGTTCCGGATGACAACGCCGGTGTAAACCCTTCCCTCCCTCCCATTGCCAGCAACGACCCGGTACTCGCCTGGGTTTGGTCCAACATTGCCACCGTCCACCATTCCAcacaactcaaagtccgagtcgACGCTGCAAATTCCCTCGGATCATTAGCCGGTGACAACGACCGGAACAAGAAGATGATCATTGAAGAAGACGGAATCCCGCCGCTTCTTAAACTACTAAAAGAAGGAGCGTCACCGGAGTCCCAAATTGCCGCCGCTGCCACGCTCCACGCTTTAGCAACCGATGGAGAAAAAATCTCCGCTTTTGTTCGATCCATGGCTATTCCCACCATTGTTCAAGTTCTTAACGACTCCACATCCGTAGTTGTCCGAACAAATGTGATCAATCTGTTGTCAAAAATGGCAGAAATTGATCCATTGGTACAGGAGGAATTCGGAAGGGAGAATGTGACGAGACCAATCGTCACATTCTTAGCAAACGACGTCGTTCTGGATGACATAATTACCACTTCAGGTTACCAATACCATTTCAATTCTTCGTTATCTTTCAACTATAAGAAAGAAACCGACGTCGCTTCACCCGAAGAAAAACTCGATCTCAAGATAAGTTGCGCGAGGGCATTATGGACATTATCTAAAGGGAGTTTATCGAACACTAAGAAGATCACCGAAACAAAAGCATTAATTTGTTTAGCAAAACTCATCCAACACGAAAACCAACAACTACAGATAAATTGCTTAACGACAGTCACCGAGTTGACCGCAGTTGCCGAGTCAAACGCCGAGTTAAGACGTCAAGTGTTCAAACCCAATTTGCCAGCTGCGCGAACCCTATTGGACCAGCTTCTACGAGTCCTGAACCATGAACCCAACCCGGAGCTGGTGGTTCCAGCCATAACGACAATTGGTTCACTGGCTCGAACCTTTCCTGCTAAAGAGACTCGAATACTTGGACCTCTAGTTTCAAAGCTAGACAACGAAGTCAGTGACGTCACTAACGAAACTGTGATGACATTGACGAAATTCGTTTGCCCTGACAACTTCAACTGTGTGGAACACTCGAAGGCGATTTTGGAGTTCAATGGGGTTCCTCGTATAATGGGCTTCTTGAAAAGTAGTGATGATATCAAGATTCAAGTTCTTGGGCTTAAACTCTTGTGTTATCTTGCATTACATGTGGGTAATAGTAACGTTCTTGAAGAAGCTAGAGTGTTGAGTGTCATTGAAGGTGGTGCTCGATCTGTTTTGACTCAGTATCCAGACATGAGAGAGCTTTTCGCGAAAGCAATGCACCATCTGAATTTGTATCAACCGGGTGTTCGTACACATAAGCCGGCTTATGTACCATGA